A genomic window from Nicotiana sylvestris chromosome 11, ASM39365v2, whole genome shotgun sequence includes:
- the LOC104211961 gene encoding protein SOSEKI 3 — protein sequence MDGHMKKYRQLSPERAKVWTEKSPKYQQQKPRLSNGKVPVVYYLCRNRQLEHPHFIEVPLSSPEGLYLRDVIERLNVLRGRGMASLYSWSCKRSYKNGFVWHDLCEDDLILPAHGNEYVLKGSELFDESNAGCFSPAGNVRLSTNPKLLPEPPSSRSQDDSSSSSSMNEKGTKNSQDDESSPPVQLPGSSAVSPQSSAGKSSLWNGSLSLTEYKIYKAEGLADASTQTEENASKATRPETCTRGVSTDDGSVEPESNEIQEVQVQQANESAEICRETVSPAPSSSSASSSGGRTDTLENLIRADINKLNSFRIIEGEEFRVPKTKLKPSNVLMQLISCGSISVKDHSFGLIPTYRPRFSHSKFPSPLFSTSLTLGDLDCLAENPRFMGLRLEDKEYFSGSLLEMNMPKEPTILKRSSSYNADRTNKELGDSAEEKEEKSSGTKCIPRSIKASLNKQQARSETMKSPLSEGPRISSDRIGSSRTITPGTSCGGSKRITEPSSGKRHSNRIDSFREEKENVIKIEES from the exons ATGGATGGGCATATGAAGAAGTACAGGCAGTTGAGTCCAGAGAGAGCAAAAGTTTGGACTGAGAAATCACCCAAGTATCAGCAGCAGAAGCCACGGTTGAGTAATGGCAAAGTGCCTGTGGTATACTATCTATGTCGAAATCGACAGCTTGAGCATCCTCATTTCATTGAAGTACCTCTGTCTTCGCCCGAGGGTCTTTACTTGAGGG ATGTAATTGAGAGGCTTAACGTTTTGAGAGGCCGAGGAATGGCTTCATTATACTCGTGGTCTTGCAAAAG AAGCTACAAAAATGGATTCGTATGGCATGATCTTTGTGAAGATGACCTCATTCTTCCTGCCCATGGTAATGAGTATGTTCTTAAAGGCTCAGAGCTTTTCGATGAATCCAATGCAG GTTGCTTTAGTCCCGCTGGAAATGTTAGATTGTCAACAAACCCAAAGCTACTACCAGAACCACCATCTTCTAGAAGCCAAGATGATTCTTCGTCTTCGTCTAGCATGAATGAGAAAGGTACGAAGAATTCTCAAGATGATGAATCATCACCACCTGTTCAGCTTCCAGGTTCTTCAGCAGTATCCCCTCAGTCCAGTGCTGGTAAAAGTTCTTTATGGAATGGTTCATTAAGTCTGACAGAGTACAAGATATATAAGGCCGAAGGGCTGGCTGATGCTTCAACTCAGACTGAGGAAAATGCAAGCAAAGCTACACGTCCAGAAACTTGCACAAGAGGTGTTTCTACAGATGACGGGTCTGTAGAGCCTGAAAGTAATGAAATACAAGAGGTTCAGGTTCAACAGGCAAATGAATCTGCAGAGATATGCCGGGAGACAGTATCGCCTGCTCCATCCTCATCGAGTGCATCATCGTCAGGTGGTAGAACAGATACCTTGGAAAACCTCATCAGAGCTGATATAAATAAGCTCAACAGCTTTAGAATAATTGAAGGGGAGGAGTTTCGAGTTCCAAAAACTAAGCTAAAGCCCTCGAATGTGCTGATGCAACTAATTTCTTGTGGATCAATTTCAGTAAAAGATCATAGCTTTGGCCTTATTCCTACTTACAGGCCAAGATTTTCGCATTCAAAATTTCCATCTCCTCTGTTCTCGACCTCATTAACTTTAGGAGATCTTGATTGCCTGGCTGAGAATCCTAGGTTTATGGGTTTGAGATTGGAAGATAAAGAATACTTCAGTGGCAGCCTGCTCGAGATGAATATGCCCAAGGAACCTACTATTCTAAAGCGGTCGTCTTCTTACAATGCTGACAG GACAAATAAAGAACTTGGAGATTCAGCtgaagaaaaagaggagaaaagctCAGGCACAAAGTGCATTCCACGTTCAATCAAGGCTTCCCTGAATAAGCAGCAGGCAAGAAGCGAGACAATGAAATCCCCTCTTTCTGAAGGTCCTAGAATATCATCAGATAGAATAGGCAGTTCACGAACCATTACACCTGGCACATCCTGTGGAGGAAGCAAGCGAATTACAGAGCCATCATCCGGCAAGAGACACTCGAATAGAATAGACTCTTTCAGAGAGGAGAAAGAAAATGTGATCAAAATTGAAGAAAGTTAA